A part of Carcharodon carcharias isolate sCarCar2 chromosome 6, sCarCar2.pri, whole genome shotgun sequence genomic DNA contains:
- the fam110b gene encoding protein FAM110B, which yields MPTEMLQADSMVKPVGSATTFTSAVPLRILNKGPDYFRRQAEPNPKRLSAVERLEADKAKYVKSQEVINAKQEPVKPAVLAKPPVCPAVRRAAGTPSQKLSNNHKTDSTAKRENLNLEILKNIINSSESSTSGSVHKHSARNWPQHRPASTEINRRTFAESIQVYSNQGHSSLQGGNLNVTKRLFEDQVSDSALHISHSSADVRRVVEGKPLKPIPSSSSAPPVLPKPNISTCNTPKSPTQTTPDLPTNPSRRPSLHRSKSDLSDRYARANADVERFFNYCGLDPEELENIGMENFTRANSDIISLNFRSASMISSDCEQSRRSNDDLTDDEETNDRVPYGISAVERNARVIKWLYSCKQAKESQKISHV from the coding sequence ATGCCTACAGAAATGCTACAAGCAGATAGCATGGTCAAACCTGTTGGTTCGGCAACCACCTTTACGTCAGCTGTTCCTCTTCGCATACTGAACAAAGGTCCAGACTATTTTCGAAGGCAGGCAGAGCCTAACCCTAAAAGACTCAGTGCGGTGGAACGGCTAGAAGCTGATAAAGCAAAATATGTGAAGAGTCAAGAAGTGATCAATGCCAAGCAGGAGCCGGTGAAACCAGCTGTGCTGGCAAAGCCACCAGTCTGCCCAGCAGTCAGACGGGCAGCAGGTACCCCATCACAAAAGCTATCTAACAATCAtaagacagacagcactgcaaaaAGAGAGAACTTGAATCTGGAAATTTTGAAGAATATAATTAATAGCTCAGAAAGTTCCACCTCAGGGTCAGTACACAAACACAGTGCACGAAactggccccagcacagacctgcCTCCACAGAAATCAACAGGCGCACATTTGCAGAATCTATTCAGGTGTACAGTAATCAAGGTCATAGTAGTCTACAGGGAGGCAACCTGAACGTAACCAAACGATTGTTTGAAGACCAAGTCAGTGATTCAGCCCTGCACATTTCTCACAGTTCAGCAGATGTCAGGAGGGTTGTTGAAGGGAAGCCTCTAAAACCAATACCCAGCAGCAGTTCTGCTCCTCCTGTTCTACCCAAACCTAACATTTCAACCTGTAATACACCTAAGTCACCAACACAAACTACCCCAGACTTGCCCACCAACCCAAGCAGGCGACCTTCGCTGCATCGCTCCAAATCTGATCTCAGTGATCGATATGCTCGTGCCAATGCAGACGTGGAACGATTCTTTAACTACTGTGGACTAGATCCTGAAGAACTTGAAAACATCGGAATGGAAAATTTCACAAGGGCAAATTCGGACATAATCTCCCTGAACTTTCGCAGTGCGAGCATGATCAGTTCAGACTGTGAGCAGTCACGACGGAGCAATGATGACCTGACGGATGATGAGGAAACCAATGATCGTGTGCCGTATGGTATTTCAGCAGTGGAAAGGAATGCTAGAGTGATTAAATGGTTATATAGTTGCAAACAAGCTAAGGAATCCCAGAAAATATCTCATGTTTAA